A portion of the Candidatus Pristimantibacillus lignocellulolyticus genome contains these proteins:
- a CDS encoding MMPL family transporter: protein MNKFLKPITDWVSTKRGMWITIIVWLVLMIGLSAGPKLSDYKVSNFQSLPDEAASMIASQKLEEYFPNDQGTPGILVFHNENENINIDNVKKILQSIVDENIKGIDTIVDISALPETALSAFASEDQSTLIVPMSLVAGLGNADYAEINDHAFEIGNEVAASLGDTKFYITGPAGIAGDTVKLFEQADINLLLITIFIILILLIVIYRSPLLAFIPLLATVIVYQVVNQTLALMGAGGLEINNSTTSIMSILLFAAVIDYSLFVFSRFREELNHYESKYEAMKHAMRATGEPVFFAGGTVLAAMLILFFADFRDYQNFAPVFGTAVFIIMLASITLVPALFTLFGRKAFWPKVPKFGQHKELKHGIWGPIAKFVINKPFITGGAVFIIMLVTALNMFNLKFEFDTVKSFPEDLPSRVGYEIVETKFDKGELAPTSILLESKQPLTDDEISNLSKALSEKDKVASVRLSAKNDEQTVIKYSLAFDINPYSTEAIEILDDMRNHTDELLESVGISGELYYAGTTAKLVDERDINTGDIYKIVILETLLILVLLLVLTRSWKMPIYMMATILLSYLSALGLGIFLVDVLFGYEALSTRVPVYAFVFLVALGIDYNIILVSRFIEERKRSTVKQSLEIAIRNTGGVISSAGIILAATFAALTTMPIADLFVFGFIVSIGIIIDTFLVRGMLLPSLILLFEKDKK from the coding sequence ATGAATAAGTTTTTAAAACCCATTACCGATTGGGTATCAACTAAGCGAGGTATGTGGATTACAATTATTGTTTGGCTTGTACTGATGATCGGTCTAAGTGCAGGGCCAAAGCTAAGTGATTATAAGGTATCTAATTTTCAATCACTACCTGATGAAGCAGCATCAATGATAGCAAGTCAAAAGTTAGAGGAGTATTTCCCGAATGATCAGGGAACACCAGGGATTCTTGTTTTTCATAACGAAAATGAGAACATCAATATAGATAATGTAAAGAAAATATTACAATCAATTGTTGATGAGAATATTAAAGGTATTGATACGATTGTGGATATAAGTGCACTGCCTGAAACGGCATTGTCTGCATTTGCATCAGAAGATCAATCCACTTTGATTGTCCCGATGAGTCTAGTTGCAGGCTTAGGAAATGCCGATTATGCAGAAATTAATGATCATGCATTTGAAATTGGCAATGAAGTAGCTGCAAGTTTAGGCGATACAAAATTTTATATAACTGGTCCTGCAGGAATAGCAGGGGATACGGTAAAATTATTTGAACAGGCTGATATAAATTTATTATTAATTACAATCTTCATTATTTTGATTTTACTTATTGTGATCTATCGTTCACCGTTACTTGCTTTCATCCCATTACTAGCGACGGTTATTGTATATCAAGTAGTCAATCAAACGCTTGCACTAATGGGCGCAGGTGGACTAGAAATTAATAATTCAACGACATCGATTATGAGCATTTTGTTATTTGCCGCGGTTATTGATTATTCATTATTCGTATTCTCTCGTTTCCGTGAGGAGCTGAATCACTATGAGAGCAAATATGAAGCGATGAAGCATGCGATGCGCGCAACTGGAGAGCCTGTATTTTTCGCGGGTGGTACAGTGCTTGCAGCGATGCTTATATTATTTTTCGCCGATTTCCGCGACTATCAGAACTTTGCACCAGTATTTGGCACAGCAGTATTCATTATTATGCTTGCGTCCATTACGTTAGTCCCCGCATTATTCACTTTATTTGGACGAAAAGCATTCTGGCCTAAAGTACCGAAATTCGGTCAGCATAAAGAGTTGAAGCACGGGATATGGGGACCGATTGCAAAATTTGTTATAAATAAACCATTTATTACAGGTGGTGCGGTGTTTATCATCATGCTTGTCACTGCCTTGAACATGTTCAATCTTAAGTTTGAGTTTGATACAGTAAAATCATTCCCGGAAGATTTACCATCTCGGGTTGGATATGAAATTGTGGAGACAAAATTCGACAAGGGGGAGCTTGCTCCGACATCGATATTATTGGAAAGTAAGCAACCTCTCACAGACGATGAGATATCTAATTTATCAAAGGCATTAAGCGAGAAGGACAAAGTAGCATCTGTGCGTTTATCTGCAAAAAATGATGAGCAGACGGTAATTAAATACAGTCTTGCATTTGACATTAACCCATATTCCACGGAAGCTATTGAAATCTTGGATGATATGCGAAATCATACTGACGAGTTATTAGAAAGTGTAGGTATCTCAGGAGAGTTATATTATGCAGGCACGACGGCAAAACTAGTGGATGAACGAGATATTAACACTGGCGATATCTATAAAATTGTCATATTAGAAACTTTGCTTATTCTCGTATTATTACTTGTGTTAACTCGTTCATGGAAAATGCCAATATACATGATGGCAACGATATTACTATCCTATCTCTCTGCATTAGGCTTAGGTATCTTCTTAGTAGATGTATTATTCGGTTATGAGGCGTTAAGTACTCGTGTACCTGTATATGCATTTGTATTTCTAGTAGCACTAGGCATAGATTACAATATCATTCTGGTATCTCGATTTATTGAAGAACGCAAACGTAGCACTGTTAAACAATCACTCGAAATTGCGATTCGTAACACTGGCGGTGTCATTTCATCAGCTGGTATCATATTAGCAGCAACCTTTGCAGCCCTAACAACGATGCCAATTGCTGATCTCTTCGTATTTGGTTTTATTGTATCTATTGGTATTATTATTGATACTTTCTTAGTCCGAGGGATGCTATTACCTTCACTAATCTTGCTATTTGAAAAAGATAAAAAATAA
- a CDS encoding GNAT family N-acetyltransferase, with the protein MLETKRLIIREMVQSDYEALCRILCDEEVMRAAYESAFNLEEAQNWLNRHFKRYEEYGFGLWAVALKETNEMIGQCGLTMQGWREKEILEIGFLFQKAYWHKGYATEAAIACKEYAFSVLNANRVYSIIRDTNVAAQKVAVRNGMNIIDKDTKNFRNINMEFFLYFVEQTK; encoded by the coding sequence TTGTTAGAAACAAAACGTCTTATAATTAGAGAAATGGTGCAGTCCGATTATGAAGCATTGTGCAGAATATTGTGTGATGAGGAAGTAATGCGTGCTGCTTATGAAAGTGCATTCAACTTAGAAGAAGCACAAAATTGGCTTAACAGACATTTTAAAAGATATGAAGAGTATGGTTTTGGACTTTGGGCTGTTGCATTAAAAGAAACCAACGAAATGATTGGTCAATGTGGCTTGACAATGCAAGGCTGGAGAGAAAAAGAAATTTTGGAAATAGGATTTTTGTTTCAAAAAGCGTATTGGCACAAAGGTTATGCAACAGAAGCGGCAATTGCTTGCAAGGAATACGCTTTCTCAGTTCTTAATGCAAATAGGGTTTATTCTATTATTAGGGACACAAATGTAGCCGCCCAAAAAGTTGCTGTTCGAAACGGTATGAATATTATTGATAAAGATACTAAGAATTTCAGGAATATAAATATGGAATTTTTTCTGTATTTTGTAGAGCAAACAAAATGA
- a CDS encoding heavy metal translocating P-type ATPase encodes MEQKLDHEYSEEIVLSVQGMSCSACATRIERKLTRMQGVEEVAVSYPLRTAWIQSSSRNIDAKQVMQLIEQLGFLAHVHQSTIEDMKQEKRLLQRRLLWASVFTLPLICSMIQHFAPLHGLMSIVPQWIFAPWLQLILATIVQFIIGVPFYISAYHAIREKLANMDVLVVIGTTSAYLYSHYEVLRNGLDGILQYASYDTAALYFESSAVVITAVLLGKYIELNASLKLQQEHDAFAKLEVNETLVERNGQLQSIRTEFVKVDDIVHVHEQQYIPVDGFIQRGEAYVEEALLTGEQGLISKGVGDRVWAGTFQAQGKLVLVTTATGHQTMLNRIRELVRQGQRSKTSIQRQVDKVIRWFVPAILLLAVSTLICWVIWGEAGTLSEGVFSALAVLLVACPCALGLAAPISLSITSSRLVKHGLIVKDASVLERLADVDAVIFDKTGTLTEGKLSISYLKSFNISRNQLLAYVGALEKKEEHPIAHAIQMELRSQDARTSIAPVVERVTSYPGRGVTGYIANDQFIVGNERLLEQYHIKLPAHVVEIAAERLMHGETLIYCIQNERCVGLIGLSDGLKRSAKKSISLLQKLGVHAIMATGDHPAPADRVAREAGISEVNAKLLPEQKLELLQKLQANGSTIAMVGDGWNDAPALASAHIGIAMSNSAEAALHAGHMTLLYSQLTSIPISIEMSRMTVRNIKQNLGFALIYNSVMLPFAALGFLQPWMAGVAMALSSVCVVFNALSLHVRLNRAERAVESV; translated from the coding sequence ATGGAGCAGAAGCTTGACCATGAATATTCAGAAGAAATCGTCTTATCCGTTCAGGGTATGAGTTGTTCCGCTTGTGCAACTCGGATTGAACGTAAGTTGACTCGTATGCAAGGTGTTGAAGAAGTCGCTGTTAGTTATCCACTTAGGACGGCATGGATTCAATCTTCTAGCAGAAATATTGACGCCAAACAGGTGATGCAATTAATAGAGCAACTTGGATTTCTAGCACATGTTCATCAATCCACTATCGAAGATATGAAACAAGAGAAACGTTTGCTACAGCGAAGATTATTGTGGGCAAGCGTTTTTACTTTGCCGTTAATTTGTTCGATGATTCAACACTTTGCTCCTTTACATGGCTTAATGAGCATAGTACCACAATGGATATTCGCCCCGTGGTTACAGCTAATTTTGGCGACGATCGTCCAATTTATTATAGGCGTCCCATTCTATATTAGTGCTTACCATGCCATAAGAGAAAAACTCGCCAATATGGATGTTCTTGTTGTCATAGGTACGACATCGGCATATTTGTATAGTCATTACGAAGTATTGCGTAATGGGCTAGATGGAATATTACAATATGCAAGTTACGATACTGCCGCACTATACTTTGAAAGCTCCGCTGTCGTTATAACTGCCGTTTTATTAGGGAAATACATTGAATTAAATGCTTCACTTAAGCTACAACAAGAACATGATGCTTTTGCAAAATTAGAAGTCAATGAGACACTCGTCGAGCGTAATGGTCAGTTACAGTCTATTCGCACTGAATTTGTAAAAGTAGATGATATCGTTCATGTTCATGAGCAACAATACATTCCTGTAGATGGATTCATACAACGTGGCGAAGCATATGTAGAAGAAGCTTTACTAACAGGTGAACAAGGTCTCATTAGTAAAGGCGTAGGAGATCGCGTATGGGCAGGGACATTTCAAGCGCAAGGTAAGCTCGTATTAGTGACTACTGCAACTGGGCATCAAACAATGTTGAATCGCATCCGAGAACTTGTAAGGCAAGGGCAACGTTCGAAGACGAGCATTCAACGTCAAGTTGATAAAGTGATTCGTTGGTTTGTTCCGGCAATTCTACTATTAGCAGTAAGTACATTAATTTGCTGGGTCATTTGGGGAGAGGCTGGTACGTTAAGTGAAGGGGTATTTAGTGCGCTCGCTGTATTGCTTGTCGCATGTCCTTGTGCATTAGGACTTGCCGCACCAATCTCATTGTCCATAACGAGCAGTAGACTTGTTAAGCATGGATTAATTGTAAAAGATGCTAGTGTCCTTGAGCGACTTGCCGATGTAGATGCAGTAATATTTGATAAGACCGGAACATTAACAGAAGGAAAGTTAAGTATTAGTTATTTGAAAAGCTTCAATATCTCACGGAACCAACTCTTAGCTTATGTAGGAGCTTTAGAGAAGAAAGAAGAACATCCGATTGCCCATGCTATTCAAATGGAATTGCGGTCACAAGACGCTCGTACTAGTATCGCTCCAGTAGTTGAGCGTGTAACATCGTATCCAGGTAGAGGTGTAACGGGCTATATTGCTAATGATCAATTTATTGTAGGTAATGAGCGTTTACTAGAACAATATCATATTAAACTTCCTGCACATGTTGTTGAGATAGCGGCTGAGCGATTGATGCACGGTGAGACACTAATTTATTGTATCCAGAATGAACGCTGTGTTGGCTTGATTGGTTTATCGGATGGACTAAAGCGTTCAGCAAAGAAAAGTATCTCACTTCTGCAAAAGCTAGGTGTGCATGCCATCATGGCAACTGGAGATCATCCTGCACCAGCAGATCGTGTTGCTAGAGAAGCGGGAATTTCTGAAGTCAATGCGAAGCTATTACCAGAACAAAAGCTAGAATTGCTGCAAAAACTACAAGCCAATGGTTCGACGATAGCGATGGTAGGCGATGGATGGAATGATGCTCCAGCGTTAGCAAGCGCCCATATCGGTATTGCGATGAGTAATAGTGCGGAAGCGGCACTACATGCAGGGCATATGACTTTATTATATTCACAACTAACGAGTATCCCGATCTCCATTGAGATGAGCCGGATGACTGTTCGCAATATTAAGCAAAATCTTGGATTTGCACTAATCTATAATAGCGTTATGCTTCCTTTTGCAGCTTTAGGATTTCTGCAACCGTGGATGGCCGGTGTCGCGATGGCACTAAGTTCAGTTTGCGTTGTGTTTAATGCTCTTTCATTGCATGTTCGACTGAATCGTGCTGAGAGAGCGGTGGAATCTGTATGA
- a CDS encoding HAMP domain-containing histidine kinase → MRTLYRQFTVATLFIVVISVTVGLFIVSLVYNILIKEKNDAHYVAIATQVTEILEQTHGSGFEVYLQSVAKLGYQVHVSGENGNTFSFGEPFHSIDVSQTIRELIYSGEVYHGMRDYHGKFLIFNHYANEIENTIGVPFEHNGERYALFIRPNNQVLFSDMHSLIAGFLVAMAIIVLLSMLWLARQLVKPIRKLSHATKHIMEENYQVEIDIVRSDELGQLAENFKQMVHRLKKNDEARKTFVSNVSHDFQSPLLNIQGYADLLGNNGLTTEEQQSYLQVIDQEAKRLSNLTKQLLLLTSLDHAARPLKNQLYELDQQLKKIIHKYRWRMEEQQVELSYEIEPISFYGDADLLEQVWDNVLTNAIKYNRNAGEINIIAKAEHDEIIIQFMDSGIGIAKEEIEHIFERFYRVDNSRSKDGTGLGLSIVKEIVELHQGKIEVISELDSGTTITIILPIDVASLGKRDKEQP, encoded by the coding sequence ATGAGAACATTGTATCGTCAATTTACCGTAGCAACCCTCTTTATTGTGGTCATTAGCGTAACTGTCGGTCTATTTATTGTTAGCTTGGTATACAATATACTTATCAAAGAGAAGAATGATGCTCATTATGTAGCAATAGCGACGCAGGTCACTGAAATACTTGAACAAACACATGGAAGTGGATTTGAGGTTTATTTGCAGTCCGTTGCAAAACTAGGCTATCAAGTACACGTGAGCGGAGAAAACGGGAATACATTCTCTTTTGGCGAACCGTTTCATTCTATAGACGTAAGTCAAACTATACGAGAGCTTATCTATTCTGGAGAAGTGTACCACGGTATGAGGGACTATCATGGAAAGTTCTTAATTTTTAATCATTATGCGAATGAAATAGAGAATACGATCGGAGTACCTTTCGAACATAATGGGGAGCGTTATGCACTATTTATACGTCCCAATAATCAGGTGCTTTTTTCCGATATGCATTCATTAATTGCAGGTTTTTTAGTAGCGATGGCAATTATTGTGTTACTATCTATGCTTTGGTTAGCTCGTCAATTAGTGAAGCCAATTAGAAAATTAAGTCACGCGACAAAACATATTATGGAAGAAAATTACCAAGTGGAAATAGATATTGTAAGAAGTGATGAGTTAGGGCAATTAGCTGAGAATTTCAAGCAGATGGTTCATCGCCTTAAGAAAAATGATGAGGCACGTAAAACATTTGTCAGTAATGTATCTCATGATTTTCAATCCCCGCTTCTTAATATTCAAGGTTACGCCGATTTACTAGGAAATAATGGTTTAACGACGGAAGAACAACAATCGTATTTGCAAGTTATCGATCAAGAAGCGAAGCGATTATCTAATTTAACGAAACAACTATTACTATTAACTTCATTAGATCATGCAGCAAGGCCTTTGAAAAATCAGCTATATGAGCTTGATCAACAATTAAAAAAAATCATTCACAAATACCGATGGCGTATGGAGGAGCAACAAGTTGAACTCTCCTATGAGATAGAGCCCATCTCTTTTTATGGAGATGCTGATTTACTTGAACAAGTATGGGATAACGTATTGACAAATGCGATTAAATACAATCGAAATGCTGGCGAAATTAATATTATAGCTAAAGCTGAGCATGATGAGATTATTATTCAATTTATGGATAGTGGCATTGGCATCGCAAAAGAAGAAATAGAACATATATTTGAACGGTTTTACCGTGTTGATAATTCTCGTTCTAAGGATGGCACTGGACTAGGATTATCCATAGTGAAGGAAATTGTAGAATTACATCAAGGGAAAATAGAAGTTATTAGCGAGCTAGATTCAGGCACAACGATTACTATTATATTACCAATCGATGTTGCTAGTTTAGGTAAAAGAGATAAGGAGCAGCCTTAA
- a CDS encoding acetamidase/formamidase family protein, with translation MVHYSINPERSTLHGSFSRDFEPILTIDSGDVVRYSTLDAGWGLEPFSAPGVRRRFETRERPRDGGHALCGPIAIRGAEPGTVLEIKINEIHPGSWGWNSAGGFPSPINKSLGIADGEEFHLNWKLNATTMIGTSDHGHKVALRPFMGIMGMPPDEPGIHSTYPPRFCGGNIDCKELIAGSTLYLPVPVSGGLFSVGDGHAIQGDGEVGSPALECPMDLVDLTFSVRKDISLTMPRAKTLTAWITMGFHEDLNEATIIALEGMLNLMKEIFGFERKEALALASLVVDLRITQIVNGVRGVHAVLPHGSIK, from the coding sequence ATGGTACATTATTCAATTAACCCTGAAAGATCTACATTGCACGGCTCTTTCTCACGCGATTTCGAACCTATATTAACTATTGATTCTGGGGATGTCGTTCGATACAGCACTCTTGACGCAGGATGGGGACTGGAACCATTTTCAGCTCCGGGCGTACGTAGAAGGTTCGAAACAAGGGAACGTCCTCGCGATGGTGGTCACGCTCTTTGTGGACCTATTGCTATTCGAGGTGCTGAGCCTGGTACTGTACTTGAAATAAAAATTAATGAAATTCATCCTGGTTCATGGGGATGGAATAGTGCAGGTGGTTTTCCGAGCCCTATAAATAAAAGCTTAGGTATTGCTGATGGTGAGGAATTTCATCTTAATTGGAAGTTAAACGCAACAACAATGATAGGAACAAGCGATCATGGACACAAGGTAGCATTACGTCCCTTTATGGGAATAATGGGGATGCCTCCTGACGAACCTGGGATTCATTCAACATACCCACCCCGCTTTTGTGGTGGAAATATAGATTGCAAAGAATTGATCGCAGGAAGCACTTTATATCTTCCAGTCCCTGTTTCAGGGGGGTTATTTTCAGTCGGTGATGGTCATGCCATACAAGGAGATGGAGAAGTAGGAAGTCCTGCATTAGAGTGTCCAATGGATTTGGTGGACCTTACATTCTCTGTTCGAAAAGATATTTCTTTAACTATGCCACGAGCAAAAACTCTTACGGCGTGGATAACAATGGGCTTTCATGAAGATTTGAACGAAGCAACCATAATCGCTCTAGAAGGCATGTTAAACCTTATGAAAGAAATTTTTGGGTTTGAACGTAAAGAAGCTCTAGCTTTAGCAAGTCTAGTCGTCGACTTAAGAATTACACAGATAGTTAATGGAGTTCGAGGTGTACATGCTGTGCTTCCTCATGGTTCGATCAAATAA
- a CDS encoding sulfite exporter TauE/SafE family protein: MMTLSSMILVVMTGLLSSAHCIGMCGGIVTAVTLQSPLSATKTTLLYHAGRAFSYTLFGIILGAVGSFVEVAGQLAGMKGIASIVGGCFLLLWVWRKFQIPGMSKLSANLHKNLFNGVKYWRGGQQWYVLATGVAFGFLPCGLTYAMGIEAAATGHWYTGGLTMLLFALGTFPALLLAASISIVASKKWRKVMRQLGTWTAVIIGVISIMRGLAAGGIIPSIHHWLW; the protein is encoded by the coding sequence ATGATGACCTTGAGCAGCATGATCTTAGTCGTAATGACTGGTCTACTAAGTAGCGCACATTGCATCGGCATGTGTGGCGGGATTGTTACAGCAGTTACGCTACAATCGCCACTTTCTGCTACGAAGACAACACTTCTCTATCATGCAGGTCGAGCGTTTTCCTATACATTATTCGGAATCATACTTGGTGCAGTTGGTTCATTTGTTGAAGTAGCGGGACAATTAGCAGGAATGAAAGGAATCGCATCAATTGTTGGCGGTTGTTTTCTATTATTGTGGGTATGGCGTAAATTTCAAATTCCAGGTATGAGTAAGTTATCGGCGAATTTACATAAGAATTTATTTAATGGTGTTAAATATTGGCGTGGAGGTCAGCAGTGGTATGTACTGGCAACGGGTGTTGCATTCGGTTTTTTACCATGTGGTCTAACCTATGCAATGGGGATTGAAGCTGCTGCAACTGGTCACTGGTATACGGGTGGACTTACAATGCTATTGTTTGCGTTAGGTACATTTCCAGCACTTCTATTAGCGGCTTCGATCTCCATCGTTGCTAGTAAGAAATGGCGTAAAGTGATGCGTCAATTAGGAACTTGGACTGCTGTAATTATTGGGGTTATCTCTATTATGAGAGGGTTGGCGGCAGGTGGGATTATTCCGTCGATTCATCATTGGTTATGGTAA
- a CDS encoding AraC family transcriptional regulator encodes MSETIQLLSIHTSFDPQIDDILFAGQAQTNALHNMGPLIHPYYIVHYVIAGKGEMKVGGNTYSLSSGDSFFIFPGESVQYTANKHEPWQYCWIGFKGNRFKHILQRSNISAKHPIVQSLSIEHIHPFFEQIITLLSSNELYSSIEASGHLQLLLAKYCQAKKPMKLRPFDHKATAERQIEEAIAYIDYHYPQPITIEELAQRVGYHRSHLCKLFKLTTGISPLAYLIKVRLEQAQLLLAQHIPVNQVAQAVGFNDALYFSKLFKRHNGISPTEYEKQYGH; translated from the coding sequence ATGAGTGAAACGATACAATTATTGAGTATTCATACGAGTTTCGATCCTCAAATTGACGATATATTATTTGCAGGACAAGCTCAAACAAATGCGTTACACAATATGGGTCCGTTAATACATCCTTATTATATTGTGCACTATGTAATCGCAGGTAAAGGTGAGATGAAGGTTGGAGGAAATACGTATTCTCTATCGAGTGGGGATAGTTTTTTCATATTTCCAGGGGAATCGGTACAGTATACTGCTAACAAACATGAACCCTGGCAATATTGTTGGATTGGATTCAAAGGTAATCGTTTCAAACATATTTTACAACGTAGTAATATCTCGGCTAAACATCCTATCGTTCAATCTTTATCAATTGAACATATTCACCCGTTCTTCGAACAAATTATTACGCTACTCTCTTCTAATGAGCTATATTCTTCGATAGAAGCAAGTGGTCATCTACAATTGCTACTTGCAAAGTATTGTCAGGCTAAGAAACCTATGAAGCTTCGACCATTCGATCATAAAGCAACTGCAGAGCGACAGATTGAAGAAGCTATTGCGTACATCGATTATCATTATCCGCAGCCAATTACGATCGAAGAATTAGCTCAGCGTGTTGGCTATCATCGTAGTCATCTATGTAAATTATTTAAGCTAACGACCGGAATTTCACCATTAGCTTATCTTATTAAAGTAAGACTAGAGCAAGCTCAGTTATTGCTTGCACAGCATATTCCTGTTAATCAAGTCGCTCAAGCAGTAGGTTTTAACGACGCCCTCTACTTCTCAAAGCTTTTCAAACGACACAACGGCATTTCACCTACTGAATATGAGAAACAATACGGACATTAA
- a CDS encoding GyrI-like domain-containing protein has translation MNDSVEILPQYRIAYVRQVGPYGPSNIQAMEKIKIWAKENNLYSSGIIFGISQDNPEMTLPQHCRYDACIVIPEDYQVDDAICEGELSGGKYFIYHVKHTTEDIQKTWAEIFPTLHNSGYQIDNRPILERYMSDMTDNDYCDICVPIK, from the coding sequence ATGAATGATAGTGTTGAAATTCTACCACAATATCGCATTGCCTATGTGCGACAAGTCGGACCATATGGTCCTTCTAACATTCAAGCAATGGAAAAGATAAAAATATGGGCTAAGGAGAATAATCTATACTCATCGGGAATTATATTTGGAATCTCGCAAGATAATCCAGAAATGACACTTCCTCAACATTGTAGATATGATGCTTGCATTGTAATTCCGGAAGATTATCAAGTTGACGATGCCATTTGTGAAGGTGAGCTTTCAGGAGGGAAATATTTTATTTATCATGTTAAACATACAACAGAAGATATTCAAAAAACTTGGGCTGAAATCTTCCCTACCCTGCATAACAGTGGCTATCAAATTGATAATAGACCGATATTAGAAAGATACATGAGTGATATGACTGACAATGATTATTGCGATATATGTGTGCCAATTAAATAA
- a CDS encoding response regulator transcription factor has translation MNILIVDDDTHIQKLISIHLQRAGYNVLLAGNGIEALEVLKHRWPDLAIVDVMMPEMDGLTLTKILSEQYEIPVLLLTAKGTLEDKEQGFLAGSDDYVVKPFEPKELLYRVAVIIRRIDKSVKLNFEIGNLKINRLTYEVIIGKQTLIFPLKEFEILCLLASKPDQVFTRSQIMEKVWGYDYEGDDHTLNTHITRVRQRLERALATIEIVTIRGLGYKIEVKTP, from the coding sequence ATGAATATTTTAATAGTAGATGATGATACCCATATACAAAAGCTCATCAGTATTCATTTGCAACGAGCGGGATATAATGTGTTGCTAGCAGGTAATGGAATAGAAGCGTTAGAAGTACTTAAACATCGTTGGCCAGACTTAGCGATTGTTGATGTCATGATGCCTGAAATGGATGGACTGACGTTAACTAAGATTTTAAGTGAACAATATGAGATTCCTGTATTATTGCTTACAGCGAAAGGTACATTAGAGGATAAGGAACAAGGTTTTTTAGCTGGTTCAGATGATTATGTTGTAAAACCATTTGAACCGAAAGAACTATTATATCGTGTAGCTGTTATTATTAGACGAATTGATAAATCTGTAAAATTGAATTTTGAAATCGGAAATCTGAAAATCAATCGATTAACATACGAAGTCATAATTGGCAAACAGACGCTTATTTTTCCGTTAAAAGAATTTGAAATCCTTTGTTTATTAGCTTCAAAGCCTGATCAAGTATTTACGAGATCGCAAATCATGGAAAAAGTATGGGGTTACGATTATGAAGGAGATGATCATACATTGAACACTCATATTACACGAGTAAGACAAAGGTTAGAAAGAGCGTTAGCTACTATTGAAATTGTAACCATTCGTGGATTAGGCTATAAGATTGAAGTGAAAACACCATGA